Proteins co-encoded in one Polynucleobacter sp. MWH-UH19D genomic window:
- a CDS encoding CysB family HTH-type transcriptional regulator, producing MNLHQFRFVREAVRQNFNLTAAAKALFTSQPGVSKAIIELEDELGVEIFRRHGKRIRSLTEPGKRILVSIERILDEVETLKRVGKDFASQDQGNFVIATTHTQARYALPKVLTEFTKRFPKVRVSIQQGSPGQIAELLIHDRADIAIATEGIANTPGVLALPGYQWQHVVMVPLSHPLLNQATVTLEEIAKYPIITYDKAFAGRSKIDAAFAQRGIAPDIILEAIDADVIKTYVEAGMGIGIVAGHAYDSDRDRNLKVITVGHLFGNNVSHIGVKQGAYLRSFVYTFIELFSPTLTKKIVEQAMNEKAETYEI from the coding sequence ATGAATTTGCATCAATTCCGCTTTGTCCGTGAAGCCGTTCGTCAGAACTTTAATTTGACCGCTGCGGCTAAAGCCCTCTTCACTTCACAGCCTGGCGTCTCAAAAGCGATTATTGAACTTGAGGATGAGCTGGGCGTAGAAATTTTCCGCAGGCATGGCAAACGCATTCGCTCACTTACCGAACCAGGCAAACGCATTCTGGTTTCCATCGAACGCATTCTGGACGAAGTGGAGACGCTAAAACGCGTAGGTAAAGATTTTGCGAGCCAAGATCAAGGTAACTTCGTTATTGCGACTACGCACACGCAAGCTCGCTACGCACTACCAAAAGTCCTAACGGAGTTTACTAAGCGCTTTCCCAAGGTACGCGTCAGCATTCAACAGGGTAGCCCTGGTCAAATTGCTGAGCTACTCATTCATGATCGTGCAGATATCGCTATTGCAACTGAGGGCATTGCGAATACACCTGGGGTTTTAGCTTTGCCAGGATACCAATGGCAGCATGTGGTCATGGTGCCACTTAGTCATCCCCTGTTAAATCAAGCGACTGTTACTCTAGAAGAAATCGCAAAGTATCCAATCATTACTTATGACAAGGCATTTGCTGGACGCAGCAAAATTGACGCGGCTTTTGCGCAACGCGGCATTGCACCCGACATTATTTTGGAAGCGATTGATGCTGACGTTATCAAAACTTATGTTGAAGCTGGCATGGGGATTGGCATTGTTGCAGGACATGCATATGACTCAGATAGAGACCGCAATCTCAAAGTAATCACTGTGGGTCATTTATTTGGAAATAATGTTTCGCATATTGGCGTAAAGCAAGGCGCCTATTTACGCTCATTTGTATACACCTTTATCGAACTCTTCTCTCCAACGCTCACCAAAAAAATCGTTGAGCAAGCCATGAACGAGAAAGCGGAGACGTACGAAATCTAG
- a CDS encoding YebC/PmpR family DNA-binding transcriptional regulator: protein MAGHSKWANIQHRKGRQDEKRGKIWTKLIKEITVAAKLGGGDISANPRLRLAIDKAKDANMPNDNVQRAIARGTGSLEGVNYEEIRYEGYGINGAAVIVDCLTDNRTRTVAEVRHAFNKNGGNMGTEGSVAFLFKHCGQMLFAPGANEDQLMEVALDAGADDVIAHEDGSFEVLTPVPDFPKVQDAIVKAGLKAELATVAMRPETEIALEGEQAESMQKLLDALENLDDVQEVFTNAAL, encoded by the coding sequence ATGGCCGGCCATTCGAAATGGGCCAATATTCAGCACCGCAAAGGACGTCAAGACGAAAAACGCGGCAAGATTTGGACCAAGCTCATCAAGGAAATTACCGTAGCTGCCAAGCTGGGTGGTGGCGATATTTCCGCCAACCCACGTTTACGTCTAGCCATTGATAAGGCAAAAGATGCGAACATGCCTAATGACAATGTGCAAAGAGCGATTGCTCGCGGCACTGGCTCATTGGAAGGCGTCAATTACGAAGAAATTCGCTATGAGGGTTACGGCATTAACGGAGCAGCAGTAATCGTTGATTGCTTAACTGATAACCGCACTCGCACCGTCGCAGAAGTCCGTCATGCCTTTAATAAGAATGGGGGCAACATGGGCACCGAAGGTTCGGTTGCTTTCTTATTTAAACATTGCGGTCAAATGTTATTCGCCCCTGGGGCTAATGAAGACCAACTGATGGAAGTGGCGTTGGATGCTGGCGCTGATGATGTGATTGCCCATGAGGATGGATCTTTTGAGGTGCTTACACCTGTGCCAGATTTTCCGAAAGTACAAGATGCAATTGTCAAGGCAGGATTAAAGGCTGAGCTAGCTACGGTTGCCATGCGCCCCGAAACAGAGATCGCGCTCGAAGGAGAGCAAGCAGAAAGCATGCAAAAGTTACTAGATGCTCTTGAAAACCTAGATGACGTACAAGAAGTGTTTACGAACGCCGCTCTATAA
- the purD gene encoding phosphoribosylamine--glycine ligase gives MKILLVGSGGREHALAWKLAQSPQVQTVYVAPGNGGTATAKQSAAGIENLPITDLQELADFAKRESIHLTVVGPEAPLAAGIVDVFRNNGLRIFGPTQLAAQLESSKDFSKAFMKRHGIPTADYQTFSNALEAHAYIDAKGAPIVIKADGLAAGKGVVVAMSLEEAHAAVDMMLADNKLGNAGARVVIEEFLTGEEASFIVLVDGKNVLALATSQDHKRLLDADQGPNTGGMGAYSPAPVVTPEIHARALREVIMPTVKGMEADGLPYTGFLYAGLMITPDGNIKTLEFNCRMGDPETQPIMTRLRSDLVDALDHAVDGKLNEVELEWDRRTALGVVLAAHNYPDTPRSGDVITGIPTDTDDQITFHAGTKLQDGKVITSGGRVLCVVGLADTVKGAQQKAYEAISKIQFDGMQFRKDIGYRAIK, from the coding sequence ATGAAAATTCTTCTCGTTGGATCTGGTGGACGTGAACACGCATTAGCCTGGAAGCTAGCCCAATCACCGCAAGTACAAACTGTTTACGTGGCACCAGGCAATGGTGGCACTGCCACTGCAAAGCAAAGCGCAGCTGGCATTGAAAATCTTCCAATTACAGATCTTCAAGAATTGGCTGACTTTGCTAAACGTGAAAGCATTCATCTCACTGTAGTTGGTCCTGAGGCGCCTTTAGCAGCGGGCATCGTAGATGTATTCCGCAATAATGGTTTACGCATTTTTGGCCCAACGCAATTAGCTGCCCAACTGGAATCTTCTAAGGACTTTTCTAAAGCCTTCATGAAACGTCACGGCATTCCAACCGCCGATTACCAAACATTCTCTAACGCATTAGAGGCGCATGCTTATATCGATGCTAAAGGTGCACCGATCGTGATTAAGGCTGATGGTCTTGCAGCAGGCAAAGGCGTAGTTGTTGCAATGAGCCTTGAAGAGGCGCATGCCGCAGTCGACATGATGTTGGCAGATAACAAATTGGGTAATGCAGGCGCACGGGTCGTGATTGAAGAATTCTTAACGGGCGAAGAAGCCAGCTTCATTGTTCTAGTCGATGGAAAAAATGTTCTAGCGCTAGCTACTAGTCAAGATCACAAACGTTTATTGGATGCTGACCAAGGCCCCAATACTGGCGGTATGGGTGCCTACTCTCCTGCCCCCGTCGTCACCCCCGAAATTCATGCGCGAGCTTTGCGCGAAGTCATCATGCCAACTGTGAAAGGCATGGAGGCTGATGGTCTACCGTACACAGGGTTTCTGTATGCGGGACTGATGATCACGCCTGATGGAAACATTAAGACTCTCGAGTTCAATTGCCGCATGGGCGATCCAGAAACACAACCGATTATGACTCGCCTGCGTAGTGATCTAGTAGATGCTCTTGATCATGCTGTAGATGGCAAGTTAAATGAAGTGGAGCTCGAATGGGATCGTCGTACTGCGCTCGGCGTTGTGCTTGCTGCCCATAACTATCCAGACACCCCGCGAAGTGGTGATGTCATCACTGGTATACCGACTGATACAGACGATCAAATTACCTTTCATGCGGGTACTAAATTACAAGATGGCAAAGTCATCACCTCTGGTGGACGAGTTCTCTGCGTTGTTGGTCTAGCAGATACCGTGAAAGGCGCGCAACAGAAAGCTTATGAAGCCATTAGCAAAATCCAGTTTGACGGCATGCAATTTCGCAAAGATATTGGCTACCGCGCAATTAAATAA
- the hemF gene encoding oxygen-dependent coproporphyrinogen oxidase produces MDIAALKNYFLGLQERITSAMSALDGKAFISDEWHKPEDSKLKGYGRTCILDGGNILEKGGVGFSHVRGDQMPPSASHHRPEVAGRSFEAMGVSLVFHPNNPKVPTTHMNVRCFIAQAPEKEPVWWFGGGFDLTPYYGVDEDCRHFHQTAKDALDPFGAELYPRFKKWCDEYFYLKHREEPRGIGGVFFDDFNELDFEKSFAMTRAVGDAFINAYLPIVERRYKDPFTAEEKSFQEYRRGRYVEYNLIFDRGTIFGLHSGGRTESILMSMPPVVQWRYNWHPEPGTPEAKLYDHYLKPRNWLA; encoded by the coding sequence ATTGATATCGCCGCCTTAAAGAATTATTTCTTAGGCCTGCAAGAGCGCATTACTAGCGCTATGAGTGCGTTAGATGGGAAAGCATTCATCTCGGATGAATGGCACAAGCCTGAAGATAGCAAGCTCAAAGGATATGGTCGCACCTGTATTTTGGATGGCGGCAATATTCTAGAAAAAGGCGGGGTTGGTTTCTCCCATGTACGCGGCGATCAAATGCCTCCCTCAGCATCACATCATCGACCTGAGGTAGCAGGTCGTAGTTTTGAGGCGATGGGAGTCTCTTTAGTTTTTCATCCGAACAATCCCAAGGTGCCCACTACGCATATGAATGTGCGTTGCTTTATTGCTCAAGCACCTGAAAAAGAACCGGTATGGTGGTTTGGTGGTGGCTTTGACTTAACACCCTACTATGGTGTTGATGAAGATTGCAGACACTTTCACCAAACTGCGAAGGATGCGCTCGATCCTTTTGGCGCAGAGCTATACCCCCGCTTTAAGAAATGGTGCGATGAGTACTTTTACTTAAAGCACCGTGAAGAGCCTCGCGGTATAGGTGGCGTATTTTTTGACGACTTTAATGAATTAGACTTTGAGAAAAGCTTTGCTATGACTCGTGCTGTTGGTGATGCCTTCATTAACGCTTATCTGCCGATTGTTGAGAGGCGTTACAAAGATCCCTTCACTGCCGAAGAAAAATCATTTCAAGAATATCGTCGCGGTCGGTATGTGGAATACAACCTCATCTTTGATCGAGGCACGATCTTTGGCTTGCATTCTGGTGGACGCACTGAGTCAATCCTCATGTCGATGCCTCCAGTAGTCCAATGGCGTTACAACTGGCATCCAGAGCCAGGCACACCCGAAGCTAAGCTCTATGACCACTACCTCAAACCGCGTAATTGGTTAGCTTGA
- the nadD gene encoding nicotinate (nicotinamide) nucleotide adenylyltransferase — MSTTESSSRKRIGILGGTFDPPHVGHLKLASHFAKLLHLDTLLFVPSGEPWQKGSGITPAETRYQLTEAAGIDLARAFLYLKIPTQIGIDRLEIDRAGPSYAIDTVKALRERFGDEASLIWLMGADSLNALPSWNSWKELLNYVNFAVASRPHHDLEANRSTEVKDLLLKHQTMDASSLENQAFGLIYVDKTLAVDLSSTNLRKQLKTARNSIETEAIPSHSLSLIHNLGLYQ; from the coding sequence TTGAGTACTACAGAATCCAGCTCTCGCAAACGCATTGGTATATTGGGTGGCACCTTTGATCCACCCCATGTAGGTCATTTAAAGCTCGCCAGTCACTTTGCAAAACTGCTGCATCTTGATACTCTGTTATTTGTTCCGAGCGGTGAACCTTGGCAAAAAGGAAGTGGCATAACCCCTGCTGAAACTCGCTATCAATTAACTGAAGCGGCTGGCATCGATTTAGCGAGAGCATTTCTCTATCTCAAGATTCCGACTCAGATTGGAATTGATCGCCTTGAAATCGATCGTGCAGGACCAAGCTACGCAATTGATACTGTTAAGGCATTACGAGAGCGATTTGGCGATGAAGCCAGCCTTATTTGGTTAATGGGTGCAGATTCACTGAATGCACTCCCAAGCTGGAACTCCTGGAAAGAGTTGCTCAATTACGTGAATTTTGCTGTGGCAAGTAGACCCCATCATGATCTTGAGGCAAATAGAAGTACTGAAGTAAAAGACTTGCTCCTCAAGCATCAAACTATGGATGCAAGCTCTCTTGAAAACCAAGCATTCGGCCTTATCTATGTAGATAAGACACTTGCAGTCGATCTTTCTTCAACAAACCTGAGAAAACAGCTAAAAACGGCGCGCAACTCGATTGAGACCGAAGCCATTCCTTCTCATTCCCTCAGCCTCATTCACAATCTGGGCTTGTATCAATAA
- the rlmH gene encoding 23S rRNA (pseudouridine(1915)-N(3))-methyltransferase RlmH: protein MRLTIVSVGHKMPDWVATATQDYIKRMPTDCSIDIKEIKPDLTPVKEAVKILAAIPKGSRVIALDERGKDQTTQNLATELANWRQEGFDITFLIGGADGLDAELKKNTQAMWRLSSLTMPHAMARVLLVEQLYRAWTILQGHPYHRE, encoded by the coding sequence ATGCGTTTAACCATTGTTTCCGTTGGCCACAAAATGCCAGATTGGGTTGCCACTGCAACCCAAGATTACATCAAGCGCATGCCCACTGATTGCAGCATTGACATCAAAGAAATCAAACCGGATCTGACCCCCGTAAAAGAGGCGGTAAAAATTCTGGCGGCGATACCAAAGGGTTCACGCGTCATTGCTTTAGATGAGCGCGGCAAAGATCAAACTACACAAAACCTAGCTACCGAATTAGCCAATTGGCGCCAAGAGGGCTTTGACATCACTTTCTTGATTGGTGGTGCTGATGGACTTGATGCTGAACTCAAAAAGAATACGCAAGCTATGTGGAGACTCTCTAGCCTCACAATGCCACATGCAATGGCGAGAGTCTTACTCGTAGAGCAGCTCTACCGAGCATGGACCATTCTGCAGGGCCACCCCTATCATCGCGAGTAA
- a CDS encoding Maf family protein yields MSNFIYLASQSPRRQELLKQIGVRYEMLLPLADEDTESIEIPLNQEKARDYVRRVTLAKASFALERWRNRGLPWAPILCADTTVSLPNHADGEILGKPADANDARRILKMLSGKTHEVLTAVTLTCNPESAPLCVVQISEVEFAPLSAEQIESYIASKEPFGKAGAYGIQGSAGAFISRINGSYSGIMGLPLYETAQLLDQARITFI; encoded by the coding sequence TTGAGCAACTTTATCTACCTAGCCTCACAAAGCCCTAGACGCCAAGAACTCTTAAAGCAGATTGGTGTGCGCTACGAAATGCTGCTTCCTCTTGCGGATGAAGATACAGAGAGTATTGAAATCCCATTAAATCAAGAAAAAGCGCGCGATTACGTTAGACGCGTCACTCTAGCAAAAGCTTCGTTTGCACTCGAGCGCTGGAGAAATAGAGGTCTACCCTGGGCGCCCATTCTCTGCGCAGATACCACGGTAAGCCTGCCCAATCATGCTGACGGGGAAATTCTTGGTAAACCAGCTGACGCTAATGATGCTCGCAGAATTTTAAAAATGCTAAGCGGTAAAACTCATGAAGTCTTAACAGCTGTCACTCTCACCTGCAATCCAGAGAGCGCACCTCTCTGCGTAGTTCAAATATCAGAAGTCGAGTTCGCCCCCCTCTCTGCCGAACAGATTGAGTCATATATCGCGAGTAAGGAGCCTTTTGGTAAAGCTGGCGCCTACGGCATTCAAGGTAGCGCTGGTGCATTTATCTCCAGGATCAATGGGAGTTATAGCGGTATCATGGGACTTCCACTTTATGAGACTGCTCAATTACTAGATCAAGCACGAATTACTTTTATATGA
- the rng gene encoding ribonuclease G, which produces MNEEILINITPQETRVALIQQGAVQELQIERTRQRGIVGNIYLAKVVRVLPGMQSAFIEIGLERTAFMHVADITQNNPQAQIEKLLFEGQTLLVQVLKDPLGTKGARLTTQLSIAGRNLVYLPPAGTDVATEKYIGVSQRIDQPEEREAIKARLAGLMAEDEKGGIIVRTSAQDATDTELQHDMHYLRTTWESIREAMKQKAAPSLLYQDLSLAERVLRDVAGEETTQIRVDSAENFEKLKGFANLYMPNLLGKLTLHRGERALFDLFDVDAEINKALGRRVDLKSGGYLMIDQTESMTTIDVNTGSYVGARNLDDTVFKTNLEAAQAIARQLRLRNLGGIIIIDFIDMISKDHQEAVLNELKRNLERDHARTSVSDFSALGLVEMTRKRTRESLAHITCEPCPTCIGKGEIKTAQTICYEILREIVREHRQFNPREFRIVASPDVIDLFLEEENQFLAQLGDFIGKPITLQAEGSFRQEQYDIVLS; this is translated from the coding sequence ATGAATGAAGAAATTCTGATTAATATCACCCCGCAAGAAACGCGCGTTGCACTTATTCAGCAAGGTGCTGTTCAAGAATTGCAAATTGAGCGTACGCGTCAGCGAGGTATTGTTGGCAATATCTATCTGGCAAAGGTTGTCCGAGTGCTGCCCGGCATGCAATCTGCTTTTATCGAAATTGGGCTTGAGCGCACTGCGTTTATGCACGTGGCAGACATTACTCAAAATAATCCACAAGCCCAAATCGAGAAACTATTGTTTGAAGGTCAAACCTTACTAGTTCAAGTTCTTAAAGATCCACTCGGCACCAAGGGTGCACGATTAACTACCCAGTTGAGTATTGCTGGCCGTAATCTCGTTTACTTACCCCCTGCCGGTACCGATGTCGCTACCGAAAAATATATCGGCGTATCTCAGCGCATTGATCAACCAGAAGAACGTGAGGCAATCAAAGCGCGTCTAGCAGGCTTAATGGCCGAAGATGAAAAAGGTGGAATCATTGTCCGCACTAGCGCTCAAGATGCTACTGATACCGAATTACAGCATGATATGCATTACCTAAGAACTACTTGGGAGAGTATTCGTGAAGCGATGAAACAAAAAGCAGCGCCTAGCTTGCTATACCAGGATCTAAGTCTTGCTGAACGTGTACTACGAGATGTTGCGGGTGAAGAAACCACACAAATTCGGGTCGACTCTGCCGAGAACTTCGAAAAGCTCAAGGGTTTTGCCAATCTATATATGCCTAACCTCCTGGGTAAGCTAACCCTACATCGTGGTGAGCGCGCCCTTTTTGATTTATTTGATGTCGATGCCGAAATTAATAAAGCCCTGGGTCGCCGAGTAGATCTCAAATCTGGCGGCTATCTCATGATTGATCAAACAGAATCAATGACTACGATCGATGTCAACACAGGCAGTTATGTAGGCGCTCGTAATCTTGATGACACCGTCTTTAAAACCAATCTAGAGGCTGCGCAAGCGATTGCCCGTCAATTGCGTTTACGTAATCTTGGTGGAATCATCATCATCGACTTTATTGACATGATCAGCAAAGATCATCAAGAAGCCGTTTTAAATGAGCTAAAACGCAATCTTGAACGAGATCATGCACGCACTTCGGTAAGCGACTTTTCCGCCTTAGGATTGGTGGAGATGACGCGTAAACGAACCCGCGAATCACTAGCCCATATCACCTGTGAGCCCTGTCCTACGTGTATTGGTAAGGGTGAGATTAAAACTGCTCAAACTATTTGCTATGAAATTTTGCGAGAAATTGTGCGAGAGCATCGCCAATTTAATCCGCGTGAATTTAGAATTGTCGCCTCACCAGATGTGATTGATCTTTTCCTTGAAGAAGAAAATCAATTCTTAGCGCAGTTAGGTGACTTTATTGGCAAGCCCATCACCTTACAAGCTGAAGGTAGCTTTCGCCAAGAACAATACGATATTGTTCTCAGCTAG
- the msbA gene encoding lipid A export permease/ATP-binding protein MsbA: protein MNAQDRTALNRLITYLKPHIGLIVGSLLAMAVVAAAETSIPALMKPLLDRGFTGQLNTKLWQVPVFLVGLALVRSLAQFLSNYLLTRVINAVLLKLREQMFQTLLNASTAFFQKNSASSLINAVVFEVNNVLSIMGGMLISLVRDSLTVIGLMGYLIYLNWKLTLVVLFIFPVIAFIMSKINRRLRSLNREQQNLTSELAYIVEESAAGYKIVKVHGAQEYEMNRFMQKAERLRQFALKSAVAGGLNQPITQLIASMALSIVLVIALMQSATEGTTVGGFAAFITAMMLVISPLKHLADINQPLQRGLTAAEIIFGLMDQPFEEAEERRLNMHSLEKAKGAIRFENVGFSYQQEQGRKDALSNINLNIKPGEIVAFVGPSGGGKSTLVNLLPRFFKPTSGQIYLDDQPLENIALADVRKQLAFVSQDVILFNDTIAANVAYGVTNEKGIDRGRVMEALEAANLSAMIRELPDGIDSLVGDNGNRLSGGQRQRLAIARAIYKNAPILILDEATSALDSESERQVQDALERLMAGRTTLVIAHRLSTIEHADRIVVLEHGHIVENGSHEELIKKDGLYANLHRIQFANA, encoded by the coding sequence ATGAATGCTCAAGATCGTACCGCACTAAATCGCTTAATTACCTATTTGAAGCCGCATATTGGCTTGATTGTTGGCTCTTTATTGGCCATGGCAGTCGTCGCTGCAGCCGAGACATCCATACCGGCACTCATGAAACCTTTATTGGATCGCGGTTTCACTGGACAGCTCAATACCAAGCTTTGGCAGGTGCCAGTATTTTTAGTGGGTCTTGCTTTAGTTCGTAGCTTGGCACAATTTTTATCAAATTACTTGCTAACGCGAGTAATTAATGCGGTTCTCTTAAAACTTCGTGAACAGATGTTTCAGACCTTGTTAAATGCTAGTACGGCATTTTTCCAGAAAAATTCTGCATCGAGTTTAATTAATGCGGTTGTATTTGAAGTAAATAATGTGCTGTCGATTATGGGCGGCATGTTAATTAGTTTGGTACGCGACTCATTAACTGTGATTGGTTTAATGGGTTATTTAATTTATCTGAACTGGAAGTTAACTCTTGTTGTTTTATTTATTTTTCCCGTTATTGCTTTCATCATGAGCAAGATTAATCGGCGCTTGCGATCGCTAAACCGGGAGCAACAAAATTTAACCAGTGAGTTAGCATATATCGTAGAAGAGTCTGCTGCGGGCTACAAAATTGTCAAGGTTCATGGGGCGCAAGAGTATGAAATGAATCGCTTTATGCAAAAGGCTGAGCGTCTACGTCAATTTGCTCTGAAGTCTGCAGTTGCCGGAGGTTTGAACCAGCCCATTACGCAATTAATAGCATCGATGGCCCTATCGATAGTTTTGGTCATTGCCTTGATGCAGTCAGCTACCGAGGGCACTACTGTTGGTGGTTTCGCAGCCTTTATTACCGCGATGATGTTGGTGATTTCTCCTTTAAAGCATCTAGCGGATATCAATCAGCCATTACAACGCGGTCTTACTGCAGCCGAAATAATTTTTGGTTTAATGGATCAACCTTTTGAAGAAGCAGAAGAGCGCCGCCTTAATATGCATTCCTTGGAAAAGGCCAAAGGTGCAATTCGATTTGAGAATGTTGGTTTTTCTTATCAGCAAGAGCAGGGCCGTAAAGATGCTCTAAGTAATATTAATTTAAATATCAAGCCAGGTGAAATCGTTGCTTTCGTTGGGCCATCAGGCGGCGGCAAATCAACCTTAGTCAATTTATTGCCACGATTCTTTAAGCCTACTAGCGGGCAAATTTATTTGGACGATCAGCCCCTGGAAAATATTGCACTTGCCGATGTCAGAAAGCAATTGGCATTTGTCAGTCAAGATGTGATTTTGTTCAATGACACCATTGCGGCAAACGTAGCCTATGGTGTTACCAATGAAAAGGGTATTGATCGTGGGCGCGTTATGGAGGCTCTGGAGGCTGCAAATCTAAGTGCAATGATTCGTGAACTTCCAGATGGAATTGACTCCTTGGTCGGTGATAACGGTAACCGCTTATCTGGCGGCCAGCGACAGCGTTTAGCGATTGCCAGGGCAATCTATAAAAATGCGCCAATTTTGATATTAGATGAAGCAACTTCTGCATTGGACTCAGAGTCAGAGCGTCAAGTGCAAGATGCCCTAGAACGCTTAATGGCCGGTAGAACAACTTTAGTGATTGCCCATCGACTCTCTACCATTGAGCATGCCGATCGCATTGTGGTGCTTGAGCATGGCCACATTGTAGAAAATGGCTCGCACGAAGAACTAATTAAAAAGGATGGTCTATACGCCAACCTTCATCGTATTCAGTTTGCGAATGCTTAA
- a CDS encoding glycosyltransferase family 2 protein codes for MPTLSVILITRNEEANLEGCLASLEGIAQQIVVVDTNSADRTLEIAQKYGATIAQPPDWPGFGPQKNRALDLATGDWVLSLDADERLTPALRSEILTAIHHSAHIDCFAIPRLSWYCGRFMRHSGWAPDYVERLFKRGSARFSDDLVHERLIPNGPVAKLENPMLHYSFMNYSQVLQKLDRYSTASAEQAFAKGKTSSPLKAVLHGIWAFIRTYFIRAGFLDGSQGFALAISNGQGTYYRYIKLWHLNQEAEK; via the coding sequence ATGCCCACCTTATCCGTCATACTCATCACCCGCAACGAAGAAGCCAATTTAGAGGGCTGTCTGGCCTCCCTAGAGGGCATTGCCCAACAGATCGTCGTGGTTGATACCAATAGCGCTGATCGCACCCTTGAAATTGCTCAAAAATACGGTGCAACCATTGCCCAACCCCCTGATTGGCCTGGTTTTGGCCCCCAAAAAAACCGCGCCCTAGACCTAGCTACAGGCGATTGGGTTCTCTCTTTGGATGCGGATGAGCGTCTTACGCCCGCCCTAAGATCGGAAATTTTGACCGCCATCCACCATAGCGCCCATATAGATTGCTTCGCAATCCCTAGACTATCTTGGTATTGCGGACGATTTATGCGTCATTCAGGTTGGGCTCCAGATTATGTCGAGCGCTTATTTAAACGTGGAAGCGCACGATTTTCTGATGATTTAGTGCATGAGAGGCTCATCCCGAATGGCCCAGTCGCCAAACTGGAAAACCCTATGCTGCATTACAGCTTTATGAATTACTCCCAAGTATTGCAAAAGCTGGATCGCTATTCGACTGCCTCTGCTGAACAAGCATTTGCGAAGGGCAAAACCAGTAGCCCCCTAAAGGCAGTTTTGCATGGCATTTGGGCTTTTATCCGCACGTACTTCATTCGCGCAGGATTCTTGGATGGTAGCCAGGGATTTGCCCTGGCCATCTCTAATGGCCAGGGTACCTACTACCGTTATATCAAGCTTTGGCACCTTAACCAGGAAGCCGAAAAATGA
- a CDS encoding glycosyltransferase family 2 protein, whose amino-acid sequence MISILLATYNWPQALKLCLESLETQTDRDFEIIIADDGSTESTKEVINTFKAQSTIAITHLWQEDQGFRKTKILNQAIEHAKGEYLVFLDGDCITQPDFVAQHRALSQKGFLVTGSRVLLNEQLTKELTASGNWSYKQFSSHLLQYRLAGQINKYWPLKIKLGDGPWRNYKKFVWRRIKGCNMACWKADAQAIGGFDETMTGWGHEDADFVFRLQHNHIKRKSGSWATEVLHLFHKIHDQSNSAENARRVREKILAKAL is encoded by the coding sequence ATGATTTCGATTTTGCTGGCCACCTACAACTGGCCACAAGCACTCAAGCTTTGCCTCGAATCTTTGGAGACTCAAACCGATCGAGATTTTGAAATCATCATCGCCGATGACGGGTCCACTGAAAGCACCAAGGAAGTCATCAATACATTTAAAGCACAATCAACTATTGCCATCACCCATCTATGGCAAGAAGATCAAGGTTTTCGTAAAACCAAAATTCTGAATCAAGCGATTGAGCATGCCAAAGGGGAGTATTTAGTATTCCTAGATGGCGACTGCATTACTCAACCAGACTTCGTGGCACAACATCGTGCGCTGTCGCAAAAGGGATTCTTAGTAACCGGCAGTCGCGTACTGCTGAATGAGCAATTAACCAAAGAACTCACCGCTTCAGGGAACTGGAGCTACAAACAATTTAGTTCACATCTTCTGCAATATCGCCTCGCTGGTCAAATCAATAAATACTGGCCTCTGAAAATTAAATTAGGCGATGGCCCTTGGCGCAACTACAAGAAATTTGTTTGGCGCCGCATCAAAGGTTGCAATATGGCCTGCTGGAAAGCTGATGCCCAGGCGATTGGTGGTTTTGATGAAACCATGACTGGCTGGGGTCATGAAGATGCTGATTTTGTATTTCGCCTTCAGCACAACCATATCAAACGTAAGTCGGGCTCATGGGCAACAGAAGTACTTCACCTCTTCCACAAAATACACGATCAAAGTAATTCTGCCGAGAATGCTCGTCGAGTTCGTGAAAAAATTCTTGCAAAAGCCCTCTGA